CTTCGAGTTCTGCCGCCGTGAATCGGAAAAAAATCCTATCGTCGCCGGCCCGTTGAAGCGCACCGACTGCTCGCTGGTCAGCGACGGCGCCGCTTCCATCATTCTGACCGACGAGGACACCGCCCGCGCCTTGCCGCAGGCCGTGCGTTTCCGGGCCGCCGCCCATGTGAATGATTTCCTACCGCTCTCCCGCCGCGACCCGACAAGGTTCGAAGCCGGCGAACGCGCCTGGGCGCAGGCGCTCGCCGCCGCCGGCCTCACGCTGGACGACCTGTCCTTCGTCGAGACGCATGACTGCTTCACCATCGCCGAGCTGATCGAATACGAGGCGATGGGCCTCGTCCCGCGCGGCCAGGGCGCGCGCGCCGTGCTGGAGGGCATCACCGCGCCGGATGGAAGGCTGCCGGTCAACCGCTCCGGCGGGCTGAAATCCAAGGGCCACCCGGTCGGCGCCACCGGTGTCTCGATGCATGTGATGGCGGCGATGCAGCTCACCGGCACCGCCGGCGACATGCAGCTCCCCCGCGCCGACCTCGCCGGCATCTACAACATGGGCGGCGCCGGGGTCGCCAACTACGTCTCGATCCTCGACCGCCTGAACTGACGGTTTCCCGAACCCGCCGCACCCGACCCTCCTCGCGCCGGGCCGGGTGCGGGGGATGCAAACATCAGCCGCGGCCGACGAAGGGCATGTTGGTCGCCATCACGGTGACGAACAGCGCGTTCGCATCCGCGGGCAGCCCGGCCATGTAGACCAGCGTCCGCCCCACCGACTCGACATCCATCGTCGGCTCCGCCTTCATCGAGCCGTCCGCCTGTGGCACGCCGGTGGTCATCCGCCGCGTCATCGGGGTGGCGGCGTTGCCGATATCGATCTGACCGCAGGCGATATCATGCGCCCGCCCGTCCAGCGCGATGGTGCGCGTCAGCCCGGTGATCGCGTGCTTGCTGGCGGTATAGGCCGCCGAGCCGGGCCGCGGCACATGCGCCGAGATCGAGCCGTTGTTGATGATCCGCCCGCCGCGCGGCGCCTGGTCGCGCATCATCCGGAAGGCGGCGTTGGCGCAGAGAAACGCGCCATCGAGATTAACCGCGATGACGTGCCGCCACTGCGCCCAGGTCATGTCGCCGAAATTGGTGGTCGGCACGTTGTTGCCGGCGTTGTTGAACAGCAGGTCGAGCCGCCCGAACCGTGCGCGCACCGCCGCGAACAGCGCCTCCACCGCGTCAGGATCGGTAATATCCGCCGGAAACGCCTCGGCCTTGGCCCCCGCGCCCGCCTCGGCAATCGTCTCCTCCAGCGCCTCGCGCCGCCGCCCGACCAGCGCCACCGTCCAGCCATCGGCCAGCAGCGCGAGCGTCGCCGCCCGCCCCACGCCGCTGCCGGCCCCCGTCACCATCGCGATCCTGCTCATCATCCCGCTCCCGTCCCGTTGCGCCGTTAGAGCACGTTCCGATCCTGATCGATCGGATGTCGTGCTCTATCTCGTTGATACCTAGAGCATCTTCATCCGATCAGATGACTCCATCCGATCGGATGATGCTCTAGCCCGGCGGACTGCCGCCAAGCTCATCCTCGATATGCACGCGGATGATCTCGTCGAATGTCGTCTCCGCCGCGAAGCCCAGCGTCTTCGCCCGTGTCGCGGTGAAATTCTCCGGCCAGCCGGCGACGATCCGCGCGATGGTCGGGTCAGGCACGCGGCGGATCAGCTTCACCGCCCGCTCGCCGGCCACCCGCCGCAGCGCCTCGATCTGCTCGCCCACCGTGGCCGACAGGCCGGGCAGGTTCAGCGTCCGCCGGTTGCCGAGCGGGGCGAGATCCATCGACGCCGCGCGGACCAGGAAGCCCACCGCCGCGCGCGGGCTCGCATGCCAGTGCCGCACGCTCTCCTCCACCGGCAGCACCGCCTCCTGCCCCACCAGCGGCTCGCGCAGGATGTTCGAGAAGAAGCCCGAGGCCGCCGCGTTCGGCTTGCCGGGACGGATGCAGATCGTCGGCAGCCGGATCGCGATGCCGTCCATGAAGCCACGCCGCGTGTAGTCGTTGAGCAGCAGCTCGCCGATCGCCTTCTGCGCGCCATAGCTGGTCAGCGGCGCGCAGAAGAACTCGTCGTCGATCACCTCCGGGAAGGGCGCGCCGAACACCGCGATCGACGAGGTGAACACCACGCGCGGCCGGTAGGGCGCCTTCGCCGCCTCCGCCCGGATCGCCTCGAACAGCAGCCGGGTGCCGTCGAGATTGATGCGATATCCCTTGTCGAAATCCGCCTCCGCCTCGCCCGAGACGATGGCGGCGAGATGCACGATCACCTCCGGCCGTGCGGCGACCAGTGCGGCGGCAACGCCCGGCGCCGAAAGATCCGCCGCCTCGCAGGACGCCTTTCCCGCAAACCCCGCCGGCGCCTCCGGCGCGACCACGTCGATCAGGCTCAGCGCCTCGACCGGCTTGCCCTCCAGCGCCCCGTCGGCCGCGATCCGCGCCGCCAGCTTGCGGCCGAGCATGCCCCCGGCCCCGATGATCATCACCTGCATATCCGCTCCGTTCCTCCGCCGTTGATCGCGCCTGCGCGCATTCCCGTCTGTCTTGCCTCATGCCGCCGCCGGCCCGCGCCACTCAACACGGGTCAGGGCGACGTTTCTACCTTTTATATATATTCTCCAATCTCCCGCGGCCGCAACCGCGGAGACGCATTTCGGACGTCAGCGGCGATACTCGTCGTCCGTCACATGCTCGAGCCAGGTGACGGCCGAGCCATCGAGCCGCTCCTGGATCGCGTAATGGCTCATTCCCGTCGTCGGCGTGGCGCCATGCCAGTGCCGCTCGCCCGGCGCGAACCACACCACGTCACCCGGCCGGATCTCCTCGACCGGCCCGCCCTCGCGCTGCACCCAGCCGAGCCCCGACGTGACGATCAGCGTCTGCCCGAGCGGATGCGTGTGCCAGGCCGTCCGCGCCCCGGGCTCGAAGGTGACATGCGCCGCCGCGACCCGCGCCGGCTCCGGCGCCGTGTTGACCGGATCGATCCGCACCGATCCGGTAAAATACGCCTGGGGTCCAGGCGTTGAGTCCCGCGCGCCGCTTCGCCAGATTTCCATTGTCCTGCTCCTTTGTCCGTCCGTCGCCTTCCCGCCAGAAGAGCAAACCCGCCCGCCGGCGGCAATATCAGTTCCGCGGCTCCGGCAGCCGCCCGCCACGCGCAGCCTCCGCCGCGGTGGCCTTGCGCAGCACGACCTCGATCGCGCATTCGGACGCCGGCAGCATCGTCTGGTCCATGCGCTCCATGCGGTAGAGAAAGGTCGAATCCAGCAATTCGACCTTCAGCGGCATCACGCCGTCGAGCTGCGCAATCAGGGCCAGCACGTTCACCGAGCGGGGACTCCAGGTCGTCTTCTTGTACAGCGTGAAGGTACATTTGTGATCGGCGTTGAACGTCGAGGGGAAAACGCCCTGTTCGTACAGATCCTCATCGGGCACCAGAACCACCATGTGCCCGCCCGGCTTGAGCACCCGCAGCCAGTTGCGCAGCGCCACCAGCGGGTCGCGCATGTGTTCGAGGCAGTGCGAGGAGTGCACGAAATCGAAGCTCGCGTCCGGCACACCCTCGAGATACTGGGCATCGCCGTCCGCGAGATCCCAGCTCCGCACCTCGCGCATGAGCGGGAACAGCTCGGCATAGAAGGAAATCGGGTCCGGGCCCGAGCCGATATCGATCCCCTCGCCCACGAAATATCGCGTGGCGAATCGCGAATCGGTCAGGCGCCGCATGATCGACTTGCTCGCTTCCCGCACGTCCGTCTCTCCCCCGCCGCGGCGTCCGAGGCCCGGCGCGGCGGAGATTACCCGTTCCGGCCGATGCACGAAAGCGGCGGCAGACCGGCTTGACCAGGCGGCATCGCCGGGGCGTTATCGCATCCGACCCCAGCCAGAGGATGTTCGCCCGCGATGACCGAACCCTGCGACCTGCCAGCGACCGAAGCGCGCCGCCTGATCGGCAGCCGGAAGCTCTCCTCCGTCGAACTCACCGAAAGCTGCATCACCCGCATCGAGCGCGTCGATCACGCCGTCAATGCGATGGTCGCGCGCGATTTCGAGCGCGCCCGCGCCGCTGCCCATGCCGCCGAGGACGCGGTGATGGCGGGCAACCGCCTCGGCCGGCTGCATGGCCTGCCGCTCGGCATCAAGGACCTGGAGGATACCGAGGGGCTGCGCACGACCTATGGCAGCCTGATGTTCCGCGACAATGTGCCGAAGGCCGACCAGCACCTCGTCGCCACCATCCGGGCGGCGGGCGGCATCGTCCTCGGCAAGACCAACACGCCGGAATTCGGCGCCGGCGGCAATACCCGCAACCTCGTCTATGGCGCCACCGGCAACCCGTTCGATCCCACGAAATCCGCCGCCGGCTCCTCCGGCGGCTCGGCCGTCGCCCTCGCCACCGCCATGGTCCCGCTCGCCACCGGCTCGGACATGGGCGGCAGCCTGCGCAACCCGGCGTCGTTTTGCGGCATCGTCGGCATGCGCCCCTCGCCCGGCCTGTTCCCCTCGGAAAAGCGCCTGCTCGGCCCCTCCGGCCTCGGCGTGCTCGGCCCGATGGCGCGCTCCGCCGCCGACCTCGCCCTGATGTTCGACGCCACCGCCAGCCACGATCCGCGCGACATGCTCTCGGCGCCGCTCTCGACCGACGAGGCAGCTTCCCGGGCCGCCGCCGATCTCGGCACGCTGCGCGCCGCCTTCACCCCGGATTTCGGCTTCGCGCCCACCTCGCGTCAGACCCGCGCCCTCTTCGCCGACCGCGCCGCGCGCCTTGCCCCGCTCTTCGCCAGCGCCGAGGACGCAACCCCCGACTGCCGCCACGCGGACGAGACCTTCGCCATCCTCCGCGCCGTCAATTTCCTGGCCTCCTTCGGCGCCACCTACCACACCGACCCCGACCGGCTCGGCCCCAATGTCCGCGCCAATGTCGAGGAAGGGCTGCGCTACACCGCGGCCGACGTCGCCCGCGCCCTGCACGCGCAGACCACGCTCTACGGAGCCTGGCAGCGCTTCTTCGCGACGCATGACGTGCTGATCACACCGGCGGTGACCATCCAGCCCCGGCCATGGACCGAGCTGTTCCCCGCCGAAATCGACGGCGTGGCGACGAAATCCTATTACCACTGGCTGGCGCTGGCCTATGCCGTCACCCTGGCCGGCCATCCGTCGGTCTGCCTGCCGCTCGGCACCGATGCCGACGGCATGCCGTTCGGCGTGCAGATCATCGGGCGCCGCCACGGCGACCGCGCGGTGATCGAGACCGCGAAGGCGATCGAGGCGATGGGCGCGGCAATGGGACCGGAACTCTCCCGACCGGTGCCGGACATCGAATCGCTCGCCGCCGCGCGGCCGATCCGCGAGAT
This genomic interval from Acidiphilium multivorum AIU301 contains the following:
- a CDS encoding acetyl-CoA acetyltransferase produces the protein MTSTAIAGWAHTRFGKSDSPDLEDLLAEAATGAIAHAGIDPNEIDAVFVGNFNNGFTRQDFPSSLPMQAVPELRFKPATRYENACASGSAAIHAARDFIAAGRGRIALVLGGEKMTACPKEQVGENLLGACYRREEGDIQAGFAGVFGRIAESYFQRFGDQSDALAAIAAKNHRNGVDNPYAQMRRDLGFEFCRRESEKNPIVAGPLKRTDCSLVSDGAASIILTDEDTARALPQAVRFRAAAHVNDFLPLSRRDPTRFEAGERAWAQALAAAGLTLDDLSFVETHDCFTIAELIEYEAMGLVPRGQGARAVLEGITAPDGRLPVNRSGGLKSKGHPVGATGVSMHVMAAMQLTGTAGDMQLPRADLAGIYNMGGAGVANYVSILDRLN
- a CDS encoding SDR family oxidoreductase, yielding MMSRIAMVTGAGSGVGRAATLALLADGWTVALVGRRREALEETIAEAGAGAKAEAFPADITDPDAVEALFAAVRARFGRLDLLFNNAGNNVPTTNFGDMTWAQWRHVIAVNLDGAFLCANAAFRMMRDQAPRGGRIINNGSISAHVPRPGSAAYTASKHAITGLTRTIALDGRAHDIACGQIDIGNAATPMTRRMTTGVPQADGSMKAEPTMDVESVGRTLVYMAGLPADANALFVTVMATNMPFVGRG
- the denD gene encoding D-erythronate dehydrogenase, whose protein sequence is MQVMIIGAGGMLGRKLAARIAADGALEGKPVEALSLIDVVAPEAPAGFAGKASCEAADLSAPGVAAALVAARPEVIVHLAAIVSGEAEADFDKGYRINLDGTRLLFEAIRAEAAKAPYRPRVVFTSSIAVFGAPFPEVIDDEFFCAPLTSYGAQKAIGELLLNDYTRRGFMDGIAIRLPTICIRPGKPNAAASGFFSNILREPLVGQEAVLPVEESVRHWHASPRAAVGFLVRAASMDLAPLGNRRTLNLPGLSATVGEQIEALRRVAGERAVKLIRRVPDPTIARIVAGWPENFTATRAKTLGFAAETTFDEIIRVHIEDELGGSPPG
- a CDS encoding (R)-mandelonitrile lyase, which translates into the protein MEIWRSGARDSTPGPQAYFTGSVRIDPVNTAPEPARVAAAHVTFEPGARTAWHTHPLGQTLIVTSGLGWVQREGGPVEEIRPGDVVWFAPGERHWHGATPTTGMSHYAIQERLDGSAVTWLEHVTDDEYRR
- a CDS encoding methyltransferase domain-containing protein is translated as MREASKSIMRRLTDSRFATRYFVGEGIDIGSGPDPISFYAELFPLMREVRSWDLADGDAQYLEGVPDASFDFVHSSHCLEHMRDPLVALRNWLRVLKPGGHMVVLVPDEDLYEQGVFPSTFNADHKCTFTLYKKTTWSPRSVNVLALIAQLDGVMPLKVELLDSTFLYRMERMDQTMLPASECAIEVVLRKATAAEAARGGRLPEPRN
- a CDS encoding amidase, whose protein sequence is MTEPCDLPATEARRLIGSRKLSSVELTESCITRIERVDHAVNAMVARDFERARAAAHAAEDAVMAGNRLGRLHGLPLGIKDLEDTEGLRTTYGSLMFRDNVPKADQHLVATIRAAGGIVLGKTNTPEFGAGGNTRNLVYGATGNPFDPTKSAAGSSGGSAVALATAMVPLATGSDMGGSLRNPASFCGIVGMRPSPGLFPSEKRLLGPSGLGVLGPMARSAADLALMFDATASHDPRDMLSAPLSTDEAASRAAADLGTLRAAFTPDFGFAPTSRQTRALFADRAARLAPLFASAEDATPDCRHADETFAILRAVNFLASFGATYHTDPDRLGPNVRANVEEGLRYTAADVARALHAQTTLYGAWQRFFATHDVLITPAVTIQPRPWTELFPAEIDGVATKSYYHWLALAYAVTLAGHPSVCLPLGTDADGMPFGVQIIGRRHGDRAVIETAKAIEAMGAAMGPELSRPVPDIESLAAARPIREMAGFLDMG